From Triticum urartu cultivar G1812 chromosome 2, Tu2.1, whole genome shotgun sequence, a single genomic window includes:
- the LOC125537573 gene encoding WRKY transcription factor WRKY51-like yields MMTMDLIGGYGRADEQVAIQEAAAAGLRGMEHLILQLSRTGTSESSPVGSSEAPEQQVDCREITDMTVSKFKKVISILNHRTGHARFRRGPVVAQSQGPAVSEPAPVRASSSRSMTLDFTKASSGYGNDAGFSVSAASSSFMSSVTGDGSVSNGLGGGSSLMLPPPPSASCGKPPLASSAASTGAGAGQKRKCHDHAHSENVAGGKYGASGGRCHCSKRRKSRVRRMTRVPAISSKAAEIPADDFSWRKYGQKPIKGSPYPRGYYKCSTVRGCPARKHVERDPSDPSMLIVTYEGEHRHTPADQEPLAPLPEL; encoded by the exons ATGATGACCATGGATCTGATTGGAGGATACGGGAGGGCGGACGAGCAGGTGGCCATccaggaggcggcggcggcggggctgcgcgggatggagcacctcatCCTGCAGCTCTCCCGGACAGGCACCAGCGAGAGCTCGCCGGTTGGGTCGTCGGAGGCGCCGGAGCAGCAGGTAGACTGCCGGGAGATCACTGATATGACCGTGTCCAAGTTCAAGAAGGTGATTTCTATCCTCAACCACCGCACTGGCCACGCCAGGTTCCGGCGCGGGCCTGTGGTGGCGCAGTCCCAGGGCCCCGCCGTGTCCGAGCCGGCGCCGGTGAGGGCGTCTTCGTCGAGGTCCATGACCTTGGACTTCACCAAGGCGTCTTCCGGGTACGGAAACGACGCCGGGTTCAGCGTCTCGGCCGCGAGCTCATCCTTCATGTCGTCGGTGACCGGTGACGGGAGCGTGTCCAACGGACTCGGGGGCGGGTCCTCGCTGATGCTCCCGCCGCCACCTTCGGCCAGCTGCGGGAAACCGCCGCTGGCGTCCTCCGCGGCATCCACCGGCGCCGGTGCCGGGCAGAAGCGCAAGTGCCACGACCACGCGCACTCAGAGAACGTCGCCGGCGGAAAGTACGGCGCCTCCGGTGGCCGCTGCCACTGCTCCAAGCGCAG GAAATCCCGGGTTCGGCGGATGACTCGCGTGCCGGCGATCAGCTCGAAGGCGGCGGAGATCCCCGCGGACGACTTCTCGTGGCGCAAGTATGGCCAGAAGCCTATCAAGGGCTCCCCCTACCCACG AGGTTACTACAAGTGCAGCACGGTGCGCGGGTGCCCGGCGCGGAAGCACGTGGAGCGCGACCCCAGCGACCCCTCCATGCTCATCGTGACCTACGAGGGCGAGCACCGGCACACCCCCGCGGACCAGGAGCCGCTCGCCCCGCTACCGGAGCTCTGA